AAGCAAAAATTATTCTTGGCAAGCTCAAGTAAAAGTGTTTGATAAATTCATCAagttaggtatgttaaggctatcccttcttttcttttggcgtGATCCctacgatacaaatgaaacgagcaaacacacaactttcataagtgcctatattcatagaagcactaggggtgcctatgttcttgatttctcatgtgtcttattattatatcttttgttcatgggtctcagaaaaatacgtagttgataaaatttatccaaaggcatattgattttatgacattccgagagatcttattgacttacttttcattacattcatttatacatgtacattgacccatgaccagatggtgttatatacatacatatatatatatatatatatatatatatatatatatatatatatatatatatatatagggtatgagaaaaggttacggcgttatatactcagcaccacctgatcagttgatATACAATGATGATTTTACCCattgaggccgagatgatatgatgggatacccttagaggcttgatgacgttatgtacgcatatacccatgcatgatatgacatttatacctatgcatgatatgacatttcaggattcacaaagttatttaggctTACAGGCGGATTCTTTTACTCCATACTTCTTTTATGACTTCTATGTActaattttcatgccttacatactcagtacattattcgtactgatgcccctaTTTCCTGGGGCATGCGTTTCATGTCCACAGGTGCAGGTAgataggctgacggtcccccttcttaggatccttgctcagcgagagttAGTGTGCTCCATTTAATCCGGAGTTGctattttttgtgttttggtacgatatgtttgtatacatatatgggtatgacggggcccagtcccgtcctctATACAgatgtacactctattagaggtctgtagacagtcatgtatagtcggATAGCATGTGGCCTTTTCGGATCGCCCTATCATATttcgtgtgtatatatatatatatatatatatatatatatatatatgtacatatgtcttttgggctcgCGTATGTTATTCACACAATTCAGTAGTTTACTTCCAGATGTTATGCATttcctacacttatttcatattttatcttagacgtatgcttaagggtgttcgacaggtaggctcgggcactcgtcatggcccatcggtttgggtcgtggcaaaagtggtatcagagcagttctgtcctagggttgtctacagaccgtgtctagtagagtcgtgtttatgagtgtgttgtgcaccacatttataaataggaggctacaggacatataggatgttatcctcccttcttatcttagatcgtgcgatataaggattcatttccctaatgatatgttatgttttcagcgatgccttcgaagGCTACAGCCCCCCAAaagggcaagtccgtggctgATGAGAATACTAGTcaagcgccacgagttaccagggttcggggagagtctcatagtgagattccatctcagacttcacatacctcGCCCTCTCCATAGGAGCTCCAAGGGGCACCAGCTCTAGCGCCTTCCCCTGTACACccagctcctcagccagatgcatCAGGTCAGGAGATAagagatgctattcagctattgactcgattagtaacCGCATAATCTCAGcgtcaggaagtaggtattggtcatgcagataaggccatcagtgcgagggttcgtgatttcattaatttggaccctccggtattcactggagaagatccaaacgaggaccctcgggtatttattgataggatgcagaggactttgagggtaatgaaggccagtGCAACTGAgttagttgagctagcttcctacaGATTTTGGGATGTCGCAGTTAATTGCTACGAGTTTTGGGAGTTCTCCATAGGTGAGATGCCCCTCCAGCGGTATGGCAGGAgcttacagaggcttttcttcatcattatctgccaccagaacttagacgggccagagttgataggttctcgacccttcggcagggtaatgtgagtgttcgggagtacacccttcagtttgattctttggctaggtatgcttcCACTATTGTAGATAGGATGGAGGATCatgttcaccggttcgtgatggggttggagccgcacctaCTTAAAGACTGTATATCTgtctcacttcagccaggcatggatatttctcgtattaaGGCATATGttcagggtgtagaggagtgtaagcagaagcagagggccgatcaTGAGCATGATAGTGGccaaagtaagagagaaagatctttgggtccttctggtgagtttcgaggtggtcagagtcaacaatacccgaggtatccagtcAGAATTCCATGGCCTCTAGTTCTCAATATAGGgttgagtcaagtcagatgaggccgccctttccacgatgtgctcagtgtggtaagcagcatgccggGTAGTGCCTTACAGGGttaggtgtttgttatacttgtggttatctagGCCACGTTATGGTAGATTATCCGACGAGAGGTGGTTCAAGCGTAATTCAACCAGCGGGATCTgtagctggttcgtcatcatcagtacgcccccccccgagcaaggttcacaagcaccaatgggtcgtggtagaggcagaggtagagcatctatctcgagcggtcctcagaatcGCATTTATACGTTAGCAggtcgacaggatcaggagtcgtcacctgatgttgttacaggtatattaccagtctcctcatatgatgtatatgcattgattgatccaggttccaccttatcgtatgtcacTCCATTGGTTGCTcgtaagtttgggatagaacctgagttgattaaaccttttgaggtgtccacacctgttggggatccagtgatagctagatgGGTAAATTGAGACtatatagtagtagttcatagtcgttctacagtagcagacctgattgagttagatatggtagaatttgatgttataatgggtatagattggttggcttcttgtaatgctaacgttgattgtatatcaaagatggttcggttccagtTTCTAGGGGAGCCtattttggagtggaaaggtaatacggcgtCACCAAGAGgcaggtttatttcctatctcaaggcagggaagatgattagaaagggctatatttatcacttagttcgggttcaaGATGTGAAAATAGAGTCACCAACCGTTTAGAatatccctgtggttaatgagtttttCGATGTTTTTTCCGATGAGCTTCCGGGTCTTCTGccagagagagagagattgaGTGTGCTATCGACATATTACAAGATACTtagccgatatctattcctccttatagaatgacacctgcagagctgagagagttgaaagaacaacaaagggatttgcttgaaaaaagGCTTTATTAAACTAGTAAATCACCATGGgtagcacctgtgttatttgtgaggaagaaagatggttcattgcgaatgtgtattgattacaggcagttgaatcaggtgacgatcaagaataagtacccgctcctgaggattgatgatttatttgatcaattgcagggtgccaagtgtttctcgaagatagacttgaggtctgggtaccattaggtaagggttaaggagaaagatattccgaacaaaacattcaggaccagatacgggcactttgagttttgtgttatgtcattcggtttgaccaatgccccagcagtattcatggacttgatgaacaatgtgttcagaccctttttagatctgttcgtgattgtatttatcgatgatatattggtttacTCTGGTTCAGAGGCCGAGCATGCATATCATTTGCGTAcggtgctcagagttctacaaaaagagaagttgtacacaaaattctctaaatgtgaattttggttgaattctgtagctttccttaGGCATATTATTTTaggtgagggtatccgggttAATACCCAAAAGATTtaggcagtgaagacttggcctagacccacgacactgacggaggttcgtagcttcctcggtttggtaggttattacaggagattcgtagagggattttcttctctttcagcaccattgacaaagttgactcagaagggagttaagtttcaatggactgattCTTGCAAgcggagtttccaggaattgaagggcagattaacttcagcaccggttctaacACTCCAGAGGGAActgatggttatgctatctattgtgacgcttcgggcgttggattgggttgtgtactgatgcggCATAGTAAGGTTGTAGcctatgcttctagacaactaagaaattacgagaagaattacccgacccacgatttagagttagccacggtgattcatgcactaaagatgtagaggcactatttgtatggcattcatgttgatatctatacgaatCATAAGGGCCttcaatatatattcaagcaaaaggaattgaatttacgccaaaggagatggttggagctgctgaaagactatgacattgatattttataccatccagggaaggcgaatgtagtagccgacaccctcagccgtagatctatgggtagcgtATCATATTTATAGCCATAGAAGAGTTGGATAGTCCATGAGATTCATCAGttagctaatcttggagttcgattactggactcaggtgataccagagttactattcaggacacgacgaCATCCTCTCTAATAACTGAAGTGAAGGGAtgccagtacgaggatcctgtgttagttgattacagagatacatcccctcagaaagagaagacaccatttgagattacaggagatagGGTCATCAGATAttgaggacgattatgtgtccttaatgttgcagggctgcgccggcaggttatgggagagactcactattctcattattctgttcatccaggagcaacaaagatgtatcatgatatcaagaaaatatattggtgggacggaatgaaagaggatatagcggagtttgttgcaCAGTGCCCTAActgccagcaggttaagattgagcatcaaaaacccggtggattattgcaggctatagagattccgacttggaagtgggaagtaattaatatggatttcatcatagtcttacctcgtacccagcataagtttgattctatataggtgattgttgatagacttacaaaatcagcccattttctaccTGTTAGGACTgcgtattcagcagaggattatgcaaggctttacattaaggagatagtacgacttcatggtgtccctatatctattatctcagatagaggtgcttagtttacagctaatttttagaggtccttccaaaaaggattggggactcaggtaaatcttagtacaacatttcatctccagacagacggacaggctgagcgtactattcagacacttgaggatatgttacgggcttgtgtgatagacttcaagggtagctgggatgatgaTCTGCCGCTTGTTGAGTTCGCGTACAATAATAACTAACATtccagtatttagatggctccatacaaagctctttacagacggaagtgtaggtcacctatcagaTGTTTCGATGTTgtggaaactaagttagtaggaccagagttggtataacaggcaatcgagaagattaagcttatacaggaaaggctattagcagctcaaagctgtcagaagtcttatgcggataatccacgatgagacttggagtttcaggttgacgactgggtattcctaatggtatcaccgatgaaaggcattatgaggtttggtaagaaagtaaaacttagccctcggtacattggaccatataagatcatacgcaaggtaggccatgtagcatatgagttagacttgccttctgacttggagtctgtacatccagtctttcatgtgtttatgctccgtaagtgtatcggagatccttctagaatcgtgccagttgatgatgttcaggtTATAGAGTAGTTATCATAtaaggaagctcccattgctatactagatagacagtttcgagattgagaactaaggatATAGCtttggttaaagtactttggagaaacaataatgtggaagaaaggACTTGGGAAGCTAAAGAAGAcctgaagtctaggtatcctcacttgtttcctcttccagaggaggatcagactgagacatcaTAACCTTAAGGTGCGTGTATGGATtcaggccttgtatgtatattttgttggtttgtagTTGTAATAGTTATGATGGCCTTgttggcccagctttatattggtgtttagtcagcgttggtttccattcagttttatattttgcttcgcaaattatcttgcaatgtgacCCATGgaaaagtatgacattatatgttcagagccccttagtcgcaagttggtacacaaggatagatgaggccccgggtgccggtctcgccccccaggctcggggcgtgacaatatacctcgagccaccttgataaaaatcaataaccacggagaggcaaatgacacaatgccacacaaaacctgaaagaacataaccaaaacgtaatcgatcatgcaatacccaaatactaaTCACGCTCGAATTCCGCCAtgaggcccccaatagaaccataccatgtgtgcatataaccaatgaatcacaactcctcgtagtatagaagagtaactcacagatcatttccgaccacgaataagttcaaaatcaaccgaatggcacatccctcaataatagcagtgtGGAGCCAACCAAtgcgactcggtgtagaatacacatcctaattgggcctaccaatggacccccaaatcaactctggtcacccacaaatagatgcataaccctccgaaaatccacaacgaatcataatacatattatcatctggctagcttcggccgcgacttcacagtccgcaaccatgaaacaatctgctcctgaaaactcccaatctccaaatccatagaacacatgaatcaccatttctgatcccatctccaccgcccgaatgtttaacacatctctcatacatgatcatcccacaaggaatacttctCCCATTCTTTTATGCCACATAGAAACATCTTAAAATCATCAGTCGATCAACCATGAGAGTGTCGCAATACCTATgacatatccataattcaaaacatagtgtgccttctgaaatgtacagtCTACTCACGTAATAcaaaatagttatagcattcatctaaacattgaAAACCATccatgccctctaagaatttatgacctccccttcaaaactaaactgtgaTCTTGCACACgcaaaccttaatcccacacaacacaccgcatctatcatgccgttatatgaaaaatacgagaacctcataatcattatGAGTCataagtagaatacatatccgatcagccagaagccttccatttgatcccatccggtagaaaattacaatactcaacatgctcctcaggccggtaggaaatatccatctcaaaccgtggttgAAATCCTcgagaatactttggaatccatttgcacataatcaagtcatcagaactgaatctctctaattcaaccaagccacgcaggtcgccaaacccaagagtattgccacaaagcacctgtagaaaacccccacatcataagcacccaaaaaaccgatcatatccattaccatactgatatAACCTACTACCAAACTGTCCTATCTCTCTGGGTCCCTTCCAAATtggccttcaaattgatactcctCCTTGGTAAAACActacgatctttaaccacaactcaccccacgaaccctagcatagaatcacaacgccctaaggcccaaaAGCCACtgaattccctcttaagtacTCCAAAAGCACCACCaccgagacatccactctgaaagatcttatgtgaattttaaaatttttactcttcccttttcttatactgaaatgtagaatccatagtcatgcagaattaccgcaagtctcgacaccatccaatataaataacgattctagcgatatacgaatccaaaaatattttaattgccacttatacatttttgaatccattagcaccttctcgagagtcacccaatTTGTTCatatctaaattgcaccgcccaaatgggttgaaagacacgtgccccattagcacagcaACACTCAAAAAGGtaatcctgccttaacaccactaatcaaattcatactgtgtgagcactacatcattcacaaataacaactcagtCATCCTATGATTTTTATacactcataaagcgcaatatagcccgtatttaggaatttcagtactcgagtcatcctcgatctcaacctctgtaagtcataactaatccacaagcatgcctcagaccaaaactaaaatttaacatgtcACCATGAAATTAAATCGTTAACAGCAGGCTCccacacttggctcaaagccatagattaaaacacatgataactcataatacccataccgtATTACTGCCATGATATTGTAGTCTcttcaatgaaaattcttctcaagcttatgcaacacccaccataaaatactTCAATCATCCgttaagctcgcatttattctcttgacagtcaaatcaactttctcaaccaggttcaaattcaaatctcaacgcATACACTCTGCTggtaaaagaaactctccactcaacattataaggaacacacttaCGTAGATTACtacgtaggagataacccacatgcttagtctcaaattggcatcttgctataccctttcgcagccacaattccTACGCAATcccttaatctttctgagtttgaactcatcaacacaacatgaaaatctaattcgctccacaattaaaaTATATGACAGATCCTTCAACATACTCACAACTcggaccgtacgtcacatcacaACGAAAATCAAGCTCCCAATGGCCCTCTTTACATTataaggaaacacttctcgtcatattcaaaccatcttaacacatcccgcagttacatcatacttatcatataacCATTCAGCCGCTCATCGAACCACAAATTCCATTCATAGGGACaccaccggacatatgagtccaattgtacaagttacaactaaagctaccgagcctaagctatgGTCTAAACCTGGCTTcatgtcctccagactagcccatcaccaaaatatagaatacacatttcgaacctcgttcatagaatcacaagccggcaatGCACAGTTGATATCGAGCACTCACATACgcacacgaatgcatggaaggaattcaaaaagtcatgtctcaagctgaatcaattctgcacgataaggaaagaaagatgggaagtatatatcctaaatgccctgtagcctctcgaagataggtatggacgtcatcataccgatccgcaagactctattagacacttgttcatgacttgtagaacctatgaacctagagctctgatactaacttgtcaccgcctaaaatccgactagtcatgatggcacctaacccaacccgctaagtaagccaattaaccactaaccagttccaataacaattaataaagcaattaagtaaagaaatatctgaatcttatacatttccccaaggactggtagtacaaatcatgagcttctaagaatagagtttacaaagctggtatgaagtaaacacatcatctatttgaaaattacataaacagagttttatgaatccaAGTCTATCATGAACAGGAGGCAGCTACAATCGGAACGCAGGtgcatcttcagatccagctcccaacgaacacagcaacatcagcagccaatatctgcacgcaaggtgcagaagtgtagtatgagtacaaccgaccccatgtactcaataagtaacaaacctaaccttaggttgaaagtagtaacgagcttgtaccaaggtcagagtccaactccaataaccaacaacaattcatgacaacataacgcaagtaataaaagaagtaactcaaaaataaaatgcttagcttaatcatgatttctgaaaatagttctgcctttcaagtatatcggtgaaaacccaaatcgtttaccgaagttgccaaaaatatgagcaagtttgaaaatagtaattttcccaaaaatcctttcaataataaataagatgttttattttctttccagatagccagtgtaaaacaaattcatcactatgcccatatgtcaacatatgtgataagtcatgaatgacgtgataccatacaacatgaggaaaatacatctctatgcatatatgtcatgtgtgcatgtcaatacaatgtatctcagagatgaactcatgtactcacactctcagagtacttaatctcgctttctcacacattccactcatcatgctcaatcactcggtactgcaTATGGCCAATccgacccagggaagatccatctcggaatatacacatcaactgatcatcagttaCTCAGtatcgagtagggccaatccTGCCCGTAGAGAAGATCCaactccaggtatataatgcttcggacaagatccatgtccagggaaaatccatccctcaataatatcaaccgtgctcattaggggtgtgtgcagactccggaggggctccttcagcccaagcgctatcataaatcagtataaccaatgcggcgtgcagtccgatcccataaatgtcactcataatcaggcactcagcctcactcattcatcaatctctccagtctctatcTCACGGGCTCACggtgtcatgatactagcccgaaaacaatgatatgatgcatcaataaataacaatagagactgagatatgatatgcatatgaatgtgtatgactgaatatgtaatacaatgaaagcagataactcaacagcagaaatgatctcggtgggtcccaacatgATAAACATGTAGCCTAAATATAGTTTATAGCATAAATCACATTTCggtaactctagtacgtagagatttcatgatttcagacaaaTTCAGGttgctacacagtaccacagaaataacggagtcacagctcacacggtgcacgcccacacgcctgtcacctagcatgtgcgccacctaaaaatcaaacacataacacgtatattcaggattcataccctcatccctaagattaaaagagttacttacctcgaacaagacgaatccaatgtcgagcaagctaaaccatgctccagaaattccattctgcgcatatcaacttctgaacggctcgaatctagtcacaattaatttgattcagtccacacatctataggaattaattccatatcaaaattctaatgttttcccacaaaatccgaaattacactccaaaaatcgcctgtggggcccatatctcggaatctgacaaaactcacaaaatctgacaccCCATTCAATTAccagttcaaccatactagtttcattcaaatccgacttcaattcgttgttcaaaactcaaaaattcacattatgaaactttaggctaaaacccccaatttctctttaaatttCATCAACCAATAgccaaaaataaagatagattcatgaaataagatcaaaaccaagtgtagaacacttaccccaatccttttgatgaaaattgctccaaaagtcgcctcaatccgagcttggaaatgttaaaatgaaggcAAAATCACGgacccttgtatttatcattctgcccaACACTTTCGCATATGTGGTTaaaatgtcgcatctgcgaccttcgctTTTGCAGAAAAACTTCGCTTCTGTGAAAAATAGCCTTGCCCACCAACCCCCGCACCTGCGGTATtaaacttcgcatctgcgaagaccCTCGCACCTACGGTTCCACTcgacgcacctgcgcatccgcacctgcgcccttttcTCCGCTCTTGCAGGCCTCCTCATCCAGCTCTCATCCCGCTTCTCTGAATgcattgtcgcttctgcgaccatcgcacatgCGCAAACTAGTCGCAGTtacggtcacaccagaaccagcagcaaccagcaataacaacatgaagaaaaatgatctgaaatcaatctgaaacacgcccgagcccctcggaaccccatccgaacataccaacaagtctcataacataatacggacctattcaaggactcaaatcacacctaacaacatcaaaacgacgaatcgcacctcaaatcaaaatctatgaactttgaactttcaaattctatatcttgtggcgaaacacatcaaatcaattcggaatgacttcaaattttacacacaagtcataaatgacataacgaagctattccaatttccagaatcggattccgacctcgatatcgaaaagtcaaacccccggtcaacttcctaaaaattcgactttcgccatttcaatcctaattccactacggacctccaaataatttttcggacatgctcctaagtcaaaaatcaccatacggagctactggaaacatcagaattcaaatccgaggtcgtttacatataaatcAACATCtgtcgacttttctaacttaagctttccattatgagactaagtgtctcaattcactctgaaactaaCTAATCTGATAGGTCATAATGCAGCTATAAGgcacaaatagagcagtaaatgggggaacatggctataatactcaaaacgaccggtcaggtcgttacaccaGGGGTGAGATCTCATGTCACCTAAACCCATATAAACCCATTAACACAATCTGAACTGAAGATTCTTCCTACAACCTCAACTCATAAGTCTTTAAATTGAATTCCAACATCTAGAATTCCTATAAGATTCGATtcttatatatacattatttcaatctcaaccaattgtatcaaccCATAAGTATACTCCCAAGAAGTAAGCACACGACATGTCGCATAACTCTTGTGCTCATAGTGATATCTTTTGATTACAATAGTAGCTCATTACCAAACCCGGCACCGGTAATATACCTCATGCTAAATAAACCTCATTCCAAACCTTCGTGATGCCGCAATAAAGAAAGAAATGTGTAGGAAGTTATAATTacctatcaaatcaacaagtcgtaCAGCTCTCTCGCCTGACAAGAACCACTAAACAATGTCGAGCTGATCAGTGACAttcttcttccaaacataccttataAAAATCCGATTGCACTAATTCCAGGACCTAtaaccttgtctcacccagtataaactTCTCCACTGATTGCCATATCTAATAccatcaagaatatcatacgacgCGATCAATGCGCCCAACAAGCATCTGTCCGAATATGACCAGTAATGGAAAGGGAACACGAGAACTAC
This region of Nicotiana tomentosiformis chromosome 4, ASM39032v3, whole genome shotgun sequence genomic DNA includes:
- the LOC138909748 gene encoding uncharacterized protein gives rise to the protein MEDHVHRFVMGLEPHLLKDCISVSLQPGMDISRIKAYVQGVEECKQKQRADHEHDSGQSKRERSLGPSGEFRGGQSQQYPRPRYGRLSDERWFKRNSTSGICSWFVIISTPPPEQGSQAPMGRGRGRGRASISSGPQNRIYTLAGRQDQESSPDVVTGILPVSSYDVYALIDPGSTLSYVTPLVARKFGIEPELIKPFEVSTPVGDPVIARWVN